TGCCAGGTGGCCGGGAAAGCGAACCAGCCTGTCCCCAAAGCCCCTTTATACCCCATTCCATCATTAGGTGAGCCCTTCGAACACCTCATCTTGGATATAGTAGGCCCACTTCCGCCTGCTACCTCAGGGGTGCAGTATTTGCTAACGATActagatcgggttagtaggtacccagaagcgatCCCCCTTAAGACCATCACTGCTAAGGTCTTGGTGAAACAATTGCTCTGGTTCATCTCACGATACGGTCTTCCCAAGACCATTCAGACGGACCAGGGATCTAACTTCATGTCCCATTTGTTTCGCCAACAGATCGCCGACCTGGGAATCCGACAGGTTACCTCtagtgcctaccatcccgagtcTCAAGGAGCTTTGGAGCGATTTCACCAGACGTTGAAGGGCATGCTTCGGAAGTTTTGCTACGACAGGCAGAGTAAGTGGGTTGAAGACCTGCCCTACCTCCTATTTGCGGTAAGATCAGTGCCCAATGAATCCCTAGGAATCTCCCCATTCGAGATGATCTTTGGTCACTCAGTAAGAGGTCCCTTAGAGGTGGCACGAGACCATTGGCTGGACGAGGAAACCAACGAGGACATGGTGGACTGGTTGTCTACAAATAAAGGACGGCTGTTCTCAGCCTGGGAGATGGCTACAAGAACCTTGGAAAATACACAAAAAACTATCAAGAACAGGTATGATAGAAGGACCAAGCAAATAGAGTTCCAAGTAGGAGATCTGGTTTTGGTATGTACTCCTACAATAACTGGAAGTTTGAGCGCCAGATTCGTAGGTCCCTACCCGGTTGTAAAGAAGGTTACTAATCTCAATTACCTTCTTAGTACTCCCGACCGCCGGAAGAAAGAAACTTTGGTTCATGTTAATATGATCAAGAAATACGAGGGTCGGGATACACTCCCCGTAACCTTAGTGACCACAAATGATGacattgaggaggaagaggaggtgttAGCTAACTCAGACATTCTGTTAAACTTGCAGGCAAAGTTGACACACGTGGCCGAAGGACATCAATCATCATTGCTGCAGATGATTCGGAAATACAAACCTATCTTCGAAGATGTTCCAGGATTAACATCTGTCCTAAGGCATGATGCCGAGTTGGAGGAAGGAGTCCGACCTATAAACCAACACCCGTACCGTCTCAACCCACTGAAGAAACGGGTGGTGAAAGAGGAGGTAGATTACATGCTGAAACACCATCTTATAGCCCCGAGCACGAGCCCATGGTCATCCCCGATACTACTAGTGCCCAAACCTGGTAAGAAATACCGTCTTTGTATTGATTATCGCCAGGTGAATAAGGTCACAGTAGCAGATACCTACCCTCTCCCCAGGGTAGAGGAATGTCTGGATGCCATAGGTAAAGCTCGTTACCTGACTAAATTTGACCTGTTCAAGGGCTATTGGCAAGTTCCCCTCACGGAAAAGGCCAAACCCATATCTGCATTTGTGACTCCCGACGGgctgtttgaatgtcaggtgatgccattcgggatgaaaaacgcagcctccactttccagagactgatgggtactgtgttgcgtgacgtggaaaacaccttagtctacatcgatgatgtattaatatatgatgtaGATTGGCAGAATCATCTGCGTCACATAGAGGATTTCTTCAAGGCCATGCTCCAGTCAGGATTGGTGGTTAACCTGCATAAATCTGAGTTTGCCAGAACCTCTGTCATCTTCTTAGGTCATAAGGttggaggaggatggattgcgccGAAGGCCAGCAAGGTAGAGGCAATAGTCCAGTATCCTACACCAGCTACCAGGAAGGACATCTTGCATTTCCTTGGTATGGCTGGTTTCTATCGTAAGTTTGTCCCTAATTTTTCCTCCATCGCCGCCCCCCTGACTAATCTGTTGAAAAAGGGGGTGAAATTAATATGGAATGAGAATTGCCAGAAGGCATTTGAGAGTCTCAAAGCAATTCTAATCTCTTCTCCAATCCTCAAGTCCCCGAGCTTTGAGGATAGATTTATCCTGACGGTCGACGCTTCTGACTATGGCCTGGGGTCCGTATTATCCCAGACGGACGAAAAAGGGGTGGAACATCCTGTGGCCTATCATTCTAAGAAGTTCACCCCCAGCCAGCTTAACTACTCAGTCATAGAAAAAGAAACGTTGGCCTTAGTTAATTCCGTCCAGCACTTTGAGGTGTATCTAACAAGTAATGGTCATCCTATATTAGTACGGACCGACCATAACCCTCTAAAGTTCCTGGCTCAGTTTAGGCAAAAG
This genomic window from Procambarus clarkii isolate CNS0578487 chromosome 1, FALCON_Pclarkii_2.0, whole genome shotgun sequence contains:
- the LOC138357424 gene encoding uncharacterized protein, whose protein sequence is MGSYIKLIKHVNRVSCIELVNMESYIELIKHVNRSRPRTAVMNVGSVYPRQPKTLHVYAAAASRPRTAVMNVGSVYPRQPKTLHVYAAAAVHRHLKAEEKQEGVPPSIKEGEEIASTEKEDKGSDIDSDADLKTYLEEQQVETLSAAATMAEEYIQTHRPSARYVPKTYSRYPARHKPEDKTAPRSAAKSTSDSPRMISPKRDVLCWTCGKRGHIAAKCRSSTGNNPRREVMLMNSIVPPTSTLEKRKGLFAPYTSQGHVASGLSSKPVVILRDSGAAQSLILETSLPEGISANEMQKVILGGFSSTLYVAPLVQVHLDSQHFKGECRLAVVDSLPIKGIDVILANDLALGLLPNCPLVVDNPGHEETSPIAAVQTRSQAHLHAPLDLNTLFDSPPIPQVTSSHTPVPPVQMPVPEHWTRAHLIEEQKKDPQVRKLANTVDSPTKGGDLYVWSSDVLCRWHPPKYHQSSAVGDQIVVPAVFRSKLLETAHSNKFAGHGGISKTFQRLAKSFYWPHMKEDVRRFCKTCHACQVAGKANQPVPKAPLYPIPSLGEPFEHLILDIVGPLPPATSGVQYLLTILDRVSRYPEAIPLKTITAKVLVKQLLWFISRYGLPKTIQTDQGSNFMSHLFRQQIADLGIRQVTSSAYHPESQGALERFHQTLKGMLRKFCYDRQSKWVEDLPYLLFAVRSVPNESLGISPFEMIFGHSVRGPLEVARDHWLDEETNEDMVDWLSTNKGRLFSAWEMATRTLENTQKTIKNRYDRRTKQIEFQVGDLVLVCTPTITGSLSARFVGPYPVVKKVTNLNYLLSTPDRRKKETLVHVNMIKKYEGRDTLPVTLVTTNDDIEEEEEVLANSDILLNLQAKLTHVAEGHQSSLLQMIRKYKPIFEDVPGLTSVLRHDAELEEGVRPINQHPYRLNPLKKRVVKEEVDYMLKHHLIAPSTSPWSSPILLVPKPGKKYRLCIDYRQVNKVTVADTYPLPRVEECLDAIGKARYLTKFDLFKGYWQVPLTEKAKPISAFVTPDGLFECQVMPFGMKNAASTFQRLMGTVLRDVENTLVYIDDVLIYDVDWQNHLRHIEDFFKAMLQSGLVVNLHKSEFARTSVIFLGHKVGGGWIAPKASKVEAIVQYPTPATRKDILHFLGMAGFYRKFVPNFSSIAAPLTNLLKKGVKLIWNENCQKAFESLKAILISSPILKSPSFEDRFILTVDASDYGLGSVLSQTDEKGVEHPVAYHSKKFTPSQLNYSVIEKETLALVNSVQHFEVYLTSNGHPILVRTDHNPLKFLAQFRQKNLRLTRWSLHLQQYPLQIEHIKGVDNVVADALSRI